The Eubacterium ventriosum genome includes the window ATTTTACAAAAATCCCGAAATCAAAGTTATGTCTGATTTCGGGGTTTTCTTTTACTACAACAATCCTGCTAATATTACACTTGCAACTGTACCTGTTAACGTTGAAATTAATGCTCCTGATAAAGTCCATCTTGTTTTCGTCACTTTTGCCGCCATAAAATATACTGACATAGTATAAAATACAGTTTCAGTACTACTCATCATTAAAGATACTACGTTTCCTATGTACGAATCAGGTCCATACTCCTTAAATATATCAAGAACCATTCCGGTTGCCGCTGAGGATGAGAATATTTTTACTATGGTTACCGGCATTAACTGCCCCGGAAATCCTATGGGATCAGTAAACTTTCCAAGCACATTGCCTAAATCCGTCATAAAACCTGATTCTCTCAAAACTCCCACTGCCACCATAAGTCCTATTAGCGTTGGCATAACTTTTATTACCGTTGTAAAACCGTCCTTTGCACCATTTACGAAATCATCATAAACATTTTTCTTTTTTATCATGCCATAACCCACAATAAACAGCATTATTGCAGGAATAATCATTGAAGATACTGTTACTATTATCGACATAGCAACCTCTTTAATATTTATTACTCTATTTTATGATATAAAAAAGATACCTATTACTTATCCTAAACCAAAAAGAATCCCCACATCATTTCGACATGGAGATTCCTATTATCTCATATTAATTATCTATTTGTTTTTCCGATTTTTTCTCTCTGCTCGTAATTTTCTACTAACTTACTTGTTGTAGGAACATCAGATGCTGTCTTATTTCCACTCATAAATACAGGTTTCAATACGATAGGCGTTACAATTGTTGTAACAATAACAACAATAATAACCGGTGCAACAACTGCTGAACTCATAAGTCCGGCTTCAATACCCTTGTTTGCAACGATTAAGGCAACTTCACCTCTTGAAATCATACCTACACCAATTCTTATACATTGATAATTCTTATAACCACAAACCTTTGCACCAAGTCCACAACCGATAATCTTTGTTACAACAGCAATAACAGTTAACAATACTGCAAATACTGCAACTGTCCATCCCATAGACATAACTGCATCACCGTCCACCTTAAGACCAATGCTTGCAAAGAAAATAGGGCTTAAGAACATATAACCAATTACATCAAACTTAGATGCAATAAATTGGTCTTCCTGTGTCATTGAAATAATTACACCTGCGAAGAATGCACCTGTAATATCTGCTACACCAAAGAAATACTCTGCTGCAAATGACATTAATAAACAAATAACAAATGCCATAATTGCGTGTCTGTGCATTCCTTTTCCGTCTCTCTGTCTCCACCATTTGAAGAACTTATAAACAATATATCCAAAAATAGCAACAAATACAAAGAACAATGCTATCTTTAATAATACTAACCATAATGGTGCTGAATCACCTGCTGTAGCCTTTCCACCACCAAGACTTGTTACAATTGTAAGAACGATAATACCTAAAATATCATCAATAATGGCTGCTCCAAGAATGGCATTTCCTGATGCTGTTTTCAGTTTTCCCATTTCCTGCAATGTCTCAACTGTGATACTAACTGATGTTGCAGTTAAAACTACACCTACAAACACTGCCTGAATAAATAATGAACTATCAGGGCTTGCCTCAATCCAACCTTCTTCTAAGAACCAATATGTAAATGCTCCACCACCTATAAGTGGTGCAATAACACCTAACACTGCAATAATAAATGATGCTTTTCCACATTTTTTAAGTTCGTTAATGTCTGTTTCAAGACCGGCACAAAACATAAGAACGATAACACCAATTTCAGACAAATGTTCAATAAAATCTGTCTGGTGTAAAGCCAAATTTTCTAAATGATGTCCTCCAATAACTACACCTGATAACAAATTTCCTAATACTGCAGGTCCAAGTAAAAGTCCTGCAAGTAAGGCACCTACTACCTGTGGCATTTTGTATCTTTTAGTAAGTAAGCCTAGAAATTTAGTACTCATTAGAATAAGTGCTAATTGCCACAAATATCCGTACTCTTCCATTGTTTTTTCCTCCTTAAACTATGTCGGTACAACACACACCGACAGTCTGACTTTTAACTGTCAGACTCTTTCTTTTATTATAAAAATATTTTTTCAAACCTGATTCATAATAGCACCATACCCGACCAAATTCAACTTATTTTTTTATTTTTAACACTTATTTAACTTTACTAATTTAAGTTGTCTTTTTTATTATACATACCATATTTCTCTTTCATTCTGCTAAGCTTATTAAAGAGTGGTTTTGCAAGAAGCAGAAGAAAAACAACTGTTGCAATTCCATGTACTATATTAAAAGGTATTCCCATGGCATAGGTTGACATAAAACTGCTAATTTTAGGCCTATCCGTGTACATAAAAACTGTTGCCGTATCAAGTATTAGCCCATACACAACAAAAGTCATTATAAATCCATATACGCAAAGTACCACTTTGTTGTAGGCTAAGTACTTTCTTTTTTGAAAAACTATTGCAGAAATGAATCCGATAATTCCGAAGGCGAACATTTGCCATGGCGTCCATGGTCCCTGACCGAAGAAAAAATCTGACACAAAAGCCGTTAAAGCACCACATAAAAAACCTGCTTGTTTTCCCAACATAATTCCCGTAATAATTATTATTGCCACGCATGGTTTAAACTGAGGCAACATAAAAAATATTACTCTGCCCAATGTTGCAATACTAGTCATTACCGCCAACACAACAACTTCTCTTGTTTTAGGTTTTCTTTTCTCAAAAGACCACATAAAAAGAAATATGGAAATTACAATAATAAGAATTGCCGCTAAATAATATTCTCTGCCTTTAAAAAGCATACTACATCCTCCTTGTTGACTGCATTTTCTATACTTCTTCCTGCCATTTTATTAACCGATGTGGTATAAAATTTGTTTTTTGTAAAAAATTTTCTAACGTTATTAACACCAATAAGGTTTCCCTGGGCAAACAATCCACATCTGTCAGCATATTGTCCACAAAAATCCAAATCATGACTTACCATAACAATTGTCTTGCCCCGATTTTTCAAATCCATCATTAACCTGCCAAGGCTTTCCTTATATATTCCGTCAATTGCCTTTGTAGGCTCATCCAGTAACAGAATATCAGGATTTTTTGCCAAAACCTTTGCCAAAGCAACTTTCTGCTGTTGCCCTCCACTTATATCATATGGATGCTGTTTAAGCACATTGATTAATTCCATTTTTTCGATTAAGTTGCTGCTAACCCCAATTAGTTCATCTTCCACAGTTTCTTCTTTAAACAAAGTCTGCACATTCTGTGGCAAAGCTGACACTGTTCCGTTAATTTTAATCTTTCCTCTATAAGCTTTTCTAATTCCGCTTATTATGCCCATAGTTGTAGTTTTTCCTGTTCCATTTCCGCCAAGAATAGCAAAAATTTCACCTTTTTTTATTTCAAAATTTAATCCCTTTATAATATCAGGACTGGCTTTTTCATATCTGAACCAAACATTTTTGCACTTAATTGCATAATCATTTTTAACTATTACTTTCTTATTTATATCTTCACTTATATTTCTTTTGATATTTTCATTTATTTCTTTATCTAAACCTTTTTCTATATCTTCAACATTTTTGCTTCCGTTTTTAACCAATCTTTCAAGCCATCTTCTTCCGTCTGAAATGGATATTGGCGTCTTTTCATCTGCTCCTTCCATTCCTGACTCATAATAAATTCTTGTTGCCATAGGCATAAGCTTTAGCACATCTTCATCTATATTATGTTCCAATATTCTATATGGCTCTCCGCAATATTGTATCTTTCCACTATCCATTACAATAACTTTATTTCCGTAAGCCAAAACATTGTCAAGCCTGTGTTCTGACAAAATTACAGTTATTCCAAGTTCATCATTTATCTTTTTTAATGTTCCTAAAAAGTTCTCTGCTGCAATAGGATCAAGCTGTGCCGTAGGTTCGTCCAAAATCAATATTTCCGGTCCCATTACCATAGTTGCTGCCAGATTAAGTAACTGTTTCTGACCTCCTGAAAGCTGATTTACCGAATTATAATACAAATCCGTTATTCCAAAATATTCAGCCATTTCCGTTACTCTTAACTGTATTTCGTCTGTGGAATACCCAAGGCTCTCCAAACCAAAAGCCAATTCATGCCAAACTTTGTCCGTTACTATCTGATGTTCGGGATTTTGCATAACGAAGCCTATTTTCTCAGCCTGTTGTCTTTCACTTAATTTTTCCAATTTCTCATTTTCAAAAATAATGTCACCTAAAGTTTTCCCATAAGGCTTAATTATAGGTTTTAAACATCTTAAAAGAGTACTTTTTCCGCAGCCTGATTTTCCGCACAGCACAACAAAATCTCCCTTTTCTATATTAAAAGAGAGATTTTCTATTGCCGGTTTTTCCTGCTTATTATAAAAAAAAGTTAAATCTTTGATTTTAATCTGTTCCATCTTAATGTCTCCCAAATATTTATCAAAACAGGTGTTAAACATAATAGTCCAAAAATTACATATGCCATTACATCATTCTTAATCCTTATTGTCGGATAATAATAAGTTATTATTATTTCATTATGCAATGCCACAATTGTTGCTATCGTCAGCACTATGCTCCACAATAAAATAATTCCATCTCTTACCGTAAACCTATAATTGTTGTAGCTTGTCCTTTTTCCTGTTCCGTATCCTCTTGCCCTCATTGAATCTGCCGTATCCACTGAGTTTTCCAAAGACCATGTTGTTATAATTGAAAAAATCTTTGCTTCTTCCTTAAACTTGTCTTTAAGATTTTTTATTTTTGCTTTTATTGTTTTGCCTTTATCCTGCCTTTTAACTCCATTTAATGCCTGATTGGCTTCCAAAGTATCTTTTCCATGCTCTGTCATCTTAGGAATAAACCTTAAAATCATAGTCAACAAAGTTGCTATTACAGGCATTGTCTTCCCAAGAACTGCCAATATTTTATCTGTTGTTATGATTATGTTAAAGCTCCCAAACCACATAATCATTGCACATATTATTCCTGCTGTTGCAAACCCATATACTATTGACTCTAATGTAACCGGATTTCCCGTAAATAAATAGAACAAAAGAGTGCTTCCTCTATGAGAAAATAGAGGGTTTATAACTGCAGAAGTCAAAAATACCACCATTACCCCACAAAAAAATTTTAGATTCCATTCTTTTTTTAAAAAAATGTAGTATATCAACGCTACAATAAAGGAAATAATTATTAATCCAATCTGCATTTGAAACATTGTTATACCCAGTACACAAATATAAAATACTATATTGACTAAAGGATGAAATCTTGAAAATTCATCATTCACCTTCCAAATCCTTTCCTAATTTGCATGTATAATTCCACTTAATTATATCGCCATCTTCAACATCATACTTGCTACAGCTTTTTCCCGGATAAACTCCGTTTACCTCATACATCCATCCTGACTGCTCACCACATGAAAATTCATAAATATTATTTATGCCTTCTACATACACGCTATCGCCCGCAAATGATGCCTCCATTAAAATATTGTCTTTTTTTAATTCTCTCTTTAAAACATCATAAACTGTTTCTCCGTCATAATAGGACACAGTTCTCTCTTTTAAAATTACACCATCCTTTGGCACATAATCCTTTATGGACTTATCAAGCATATCCTCATTGTCCCATATAGTCGAACAATCTACAGATATGGTACACTTTCCCGCACTTTTTTTGCCTGTTGTATCATCCTTACTGTTTCCACAACCACATAGCAAAATACATATGCTTATAATTAAAACTAATAATTTTCCGGTAATTTTATTTTTCATTTTCTGCTTTCCTTTTTCCTATTATATAAACAATAATTGCAATAACCATAACAACTGCTGCAATAACGCCTATTACTATCTTGGTTCTGTTAGATTGATTCTTCTTTCCATTTATATCATTAATCTTAGCTTCTTTTTCTCCGACTTTTGCATCATCACTTGTATTATTTTTTGAATTTTTAACTGTTGTTTCTGATTCTTCTTTTTTATTTGATTTTTTTACTTTTTTATTTGATTTTTTTACTTTTTTGTTTGTTTTTGATTTACTGTTTTTTGTTGATTTAGTTTTTGTGTTCTTGTTAGACTTTTTATTTGAACTGCTGCTTTTTTTATTATTTTTTACTGAAGTAGTTTCTTCTTTATCCTTATCACTTACAGTGCTTTTTGAGGTATTTTTTTTGGTACTCTTTTTTGTTGTTTTCTTTACGGTTTTAATTGTTTTAGTTTTGGAAGCGGCAGTCTTCTTTTTTTCAAGAACTTTTTTGGATACTTTTTGATATGAAATTCCGTCTGCCATATCATAAAATCCATTCATTATAGTCAAACTTCTATAATATGCTGTCAAAGCACAAAAACCCTGTTCAGTTGCCATATGATTGTAACCACCGTTTTTAGTATGTGAAAACTTTCCATTACTATAATAATCTAAAAGCCCGTTAAGTACTGTATTTCCATTCTTTACAAAACGCGAATCTTCTATATTAATGTTAAGAGCTGATATTGCCATCAAAACCTGGGCTGTGCTTTCGCAGTTGCTAATGCCTTCTGCTGAATATCCTCCATCATTGTTTTGTTGCCTGCTTAAAAACTTTAATGCCTTATCAACTGATTTTTTTACACTTTTATCACTGCCTGTATAATAAAAAGACAACGCCTGCACTGCCATGGCTGTAATGTCGCACTCAGACTTGTCTGCCATGCTCCAACCACCGTCACTGTTTTGATTTTTAATGATATACTCTATTAATTTCTTTACTGTAGTAACTTCCCCTGTATAATTTTTGTCAGGCTTTGGAATTTTGTAATTACTGCTGTGAATGGCAATTAAAGCATATATTGAGCCGTTAATTCCCTGCTTGTTTACATTGTCAAACTCAGCCAATGGCTTTAACAAATTATACCCACCAAAATTTGTTGGATTTTCGTCTATTGAAGCCAACGCAATAACAACTCTTGAATATTCCGTATATTTTCTTGTGGACAAAACACCATCTTTTGCCTTTACTTCTTTTAAAAGATTTTCTTTGTATTTAGAAATATAATCTTTTGTAACTGCTCCATATCTGGCAAGACCTATAATATTCCACTCTCCATCTATTGAGCCATATATCGGCTCCTTAACCTGTTCCTGCTGACTGTACGCAATTGTATACAGATATTCATCTATCTTAGCTTTGCTTATGCTTTCTCCTGCTGAAACATTTATGGTTATTACAATTGCCATTAACATTGCCAAAACCATACAAAGTACTTTTTCTGCCTTTTTAATTCCTACATTACTTTTTCCGTCCATTAATTTCTCCATATGTTCTATCAAAATTTATTCAACTTGATTTTTAGTATACCCTTTACATATGATAATTTCAAATATTATATTAATTATTCCTTATTCTTCCTTTACACTTAATCTTGCACCATATCACACCCACCAATGTGCTTATTGTTGTGGCAATAATTGCCGGTCCAACAATTGCTGCAGGATTGGCACTTCCATACTGGCTTCGATACGCAATAATATTAACCGGAATTAACTGTAGAGACGAAATATTTACAACCAAAAAAGTACACATTTCATCTGTTGCCACATAGGCCGGCAAATTACCACCCTTTTGTTCCACAGGCTTTGCTGACAATTCTTCCATTGCTTTCAAACCTGCCGGAGTTGCTGCCCAGCCCAGGCCTAATATATTTGCAATAATATTTGTTGTTATACTTGCCAGTGCGGGATGATTCTTTGGAATATTGGGAAAAAGCCAACTTACAAC containing:
- a CDS encoding spore maturation protein encodes the protein MSIIVTVSSMIIPAIMLFIVGYGMIKKKNVYDDFVNGAKDGFTTVIKVMPTLIGLMVAVGVLRESGFMTDLGNVLGKFTDPIGFPGQLMPVTIVKIFSSSAATGMVLDIFKEYGPDSYIGNVVSLMMSSTETVFYTMSVYFMAAKVTKTRWTLSGALISTLTGTVASVILAGLL
- a CDS encoding cation:proton antiporter; translated protein: MEEYGYLWQLALILMSTKFLGLLTKRYKMPQVVGALLAGLLLGPAVLGNLLSGVVIGGHHLENLALHQTDFIEHLSEIGVIVLMFCAGLETDINELKKCGKASFIIAVLGVIAPLIGGGAFTYWFLEEGWIEASPDSSLFIQAVFVGVVLTATSVSITVETLQEMGKLKTASGNAILGAAIIDDILGIIVLTIVTSLGGGKATAGDSAPLWLVLLKIALFFVFVAIFGYIVYKFFKWWRQRDGKGMHRHAIMAFVICLLMSFAAEYFFGVADITGAFFAGVIISMTQEDQFIASKFDVIGYMFLSPIFFASIGLKVDGDAVMSMGWTVAVFAVLLTVIAVVTKIIGCGLGAKVCGYKNYQCIRIGVGMISRGEVALIVANKGIEAGLMSSAVVAPVIIVVIVTTIVTPIVLKPVFMSGNKTASDVPTTSKLVENYEQREKIGKTNR
- a CDS encoding ECF transporter S component, with translation MLFKGREYYLAAILIIVISIFLFMWSFEKRKPKTREVVVLAVMTSIATLGRVIFFMLPQFKPCVAIIIITGIMLGKQAGFLCGALTAFVSDFFFGQGPWTPWQMFAFGIIGFISAIVFQKRKYLAYNKVVLCVYGFIMTFVVYGLILDTATVFMYTDRPKISSFMSTYAMGIPFNIVHGIATVVFLLLLAKPLFNKLSRMKEKYGMYNKKDNLN
- a CDS encoding ABC transporter ATP-binding protein is translated as MEQIKIKDLTFFYNKQEKPAIENLSFNIEKGDFVVLCGKSGCGKSTLLRCLKPIIKPYGKTLGDIIFENEKLEKLSERQQAEKIGFVMQNPEHQIVTDKVWHELAFGLESLGYSTDEIQLRVTEMAEYFGITDLYYNSVNQLSGGQKQLLNLAATMVMGPEILILDEPTAQLDPIAAENFLGTLKKINDELGITVILSEHRLDNVLAYGNKVIVMDSGKIQYCGEPYRILEHNIDEDVLKLMPMATRIYYESGMEGADEKTPISISDGRRWLERLVKNGSKNVEDIEKGLDKEINENIKRNISEDINKKVIVKNDYAIKCKNVWFRYEKASPDIIKGLNFEIKKGEIFAILGGNGTGKTTTMGIISGIRKAYRGKIKINGTVSALPQNVQTLFKEETVEDELIGVSSNLIEKMELINVLKQHPYDISGGQQQKVALAKVLAKNPDILLLDEPTKAIDGIYKESLGRLMMDLKNRGKTIVMVSHDLDFCGQYADRCGLFAQGNLIGVNNVRKFFTKNKFYTTSVNKMAGRSIENAVNKEDVVCFLKAENII
- a CDS encoding energy-coupling factor transporter transmembrane component T; protein product: MFYLFTGNPVTLESIVYGFATAGIICAMIMWFGSFNIIITTDKILAVLGKTMPVIATLLTMILRFIPKMTEHGKDTLEANQALNGVKRQDKGKTIKAKIKNLKDKFKEEAKIFSIITTWSLENSVDTADSMRARGYGTGKRTSYNNYRFTVRDGIILLWSIVLTIATIVALHNEIIITYYYPTIRIKNDVMAYVIFGLLCLTPVLINIWETLRWNRLKSKI
- a CDS encoding DUF4430 domain-containing protein; protein product: MKNKITGKLLVLIISICILLCGCGNSKDDTTGKKSAGKCTISVDCSTIWDNEDMLDKSIKDYVPKDGVILKERTVSYYDGETVYDVLKRELKKDNILMEASFAGDSVYVEGINNIYEFSCGEQSGWMYEVNGVYPGKSCSKYDVEDGDIIKWNYTCKLGKDLEGE
- a CDS encoding prenyltransferase/squalene oxidase repeat-containing protein, with translation MEKLMDGKSNVGIKKAEKVLCMVLAMLMAIVITINVSAGESISKAKIDEYLYTIAYSQQEQVKEPIYGSIDGEWNIIGLARYGAVTKDYISKYKENLLKEVKAKDGVLSTRKYTEYSRVVIALASIDENPTNFGGYNLLKPLAEFDNVNKQGINGSIYALIAIHSSNYKIPKPDKNYTGEVTTVKKLIEYIIKNQNSDGGWSMADKSECDITAMAVQALSFYYTGSDKSVKKSVDKALKFLSRQQNNDGGYSAEGISNCESTAQVLMAISALNINIEDSRFVKNGNTVLNGLLDYYSNGKFSHTKNGGYNHMATEQGFCALTAYYRSLTIMNGFYDMADGISYQKVSKKVLEKKKTAASKTKTIKTVKKTTKKSTKKNTSKSTVSDKDKEETTSVKNNKKSSSSNKKSNKNTKTKSTKNSKSKTNKKVKKSNKKVKKSNKKEESETTVKNSKNNTSDDAKVGEKEAKINDINGKKNQSNRTKIVIGVIAAVVMVIAIIVYIIGKRKAENEK
- a CDS encoding nucleoside recognition domain-containing protein, which encodes MLNYIWFFMIVIGVIYGFITGNIEKVGSGAIGSATEAVKLCITMVGIMSMWMGFMEVARTSGLIRKAEKGLDPVVSWLFPNIPKNHPALASITTNIIANILGLGWAATPAGLKAMEELSAKPVEQKGGNLPAYVATDEMCTFLVVNISSLQLIPVNIIAYRSQYGSANPAAIVGPAIIATTISTLVGVIWCKIKCKGRIRNN